One genomic segment of Odocoileus virginianus isolate 20LAN1187 ecotype Illinois chromosome 17, Ovbor_1.2, whole genome shotgun sequence includes these proteins:
- the ARRB2 gene encoding beta-arrestin-2 isoform X2, translated as MGEKPGTRVFKKSSPNCKLTVYLGKRDFVDHLDKVDPVDGVVLVDPDYLKDRKVFVTLTCAFRYGREDLDVLGLSFRKDLFIANYQAFPPTPNPPRPPTRLQERLLRKLGQHAHPFFFTIPQNLPCSVTLQPGPEDTGKACGVDFEIRAFCAKSLEEKSHKRNSVRLVIRKVQFAPEKPGPQPSAETTRHFLMSDRSLHLEASLDKELYYHGEPLNVNVHVTNNSTKTVKKIKVSVRQYADICLFSTAQYKCPVAQVEQDDQVSPSSTFCKVYTITPLLSNNREKRGLALDGKLKHEDTNLASSTIVKEGANKEVLGILVSYRVKVKLVVSRGGDVSVELPFVLMHPKPHDHIALPRPQSAAPETDAPVDTNLIEFDTNYATDDDIVFEDFARLRLKGLKDEDYDDQFC; from the exons ATGGGGGAGAAACCCGGGACCAG GGTCTTCAAGAAGTCGAGTCCTAACTGCAAG CTCACCGTGTACCTGGGCAAGCGGGACTTTGTGGACCACCTGGACAAAGTGGATCCTGTAG ATGGCGTGGTGCTAGTGGACCCGGACTACTTGAAGGACCGCAAAG TGTTTGTGACCCTCACCTGCGCCTTCCGCTATGGCCGCGAAGACCTGGACGTGCTGGGCTTGTCCTTCCGCAAAGACCTGTTCATCGCCAACTACCAGGCCTTCCCCCCAACGCCCAACCCACCCCGGCCCCCTACCCGCCTGCAGGAGCGGCTGCTGAGGAAGCTGGGCCAGCATGCCCACCCCTTTTTTTTCACA ATACCCCAGAACTTGCCCTGCTCCGTCACCCTGCAGCCGGGCCCGGAGGACACCGGGAAG GCCTGCGGGGTAGACTTTGAGATTCGAGCCTTCTGCGCCAAATCACTAGAAGAGAAAAGCCACAAACG gaacTCTGTGCGTCTGGTGATCCGAAAGGTGCAGTTTGCCCCAGAGAAACCCGGCCCCCAGCCTTCAGCTGAAACCACACGCCACTTCCTCATGTCTGACCGGTCCCTGCACCTTGAGGCTTCACTGGacaaggag CTATACTACCATGGAGAGCCCCTCAATGTCAATGTCCACGTCACCAATAACTCCACCAAGACTGTCAAGAAGATCAAAGTCTCTG TGAGACAGTATGCCGACATCTGCCTCTTCAGCACCGCCCAGTACAAGTGCCCCGTGGCTCAGGTCGAACAAGA TGACCAGGTGTCGCCCAGTTCCACCTTCTGTAAGGTGTACACCATAACGCCCCTGCTCAGCAACAACCGGGAGAAGCGCGGCCTCGCCCTGGACGGGAAGCTCAAGCACGAGGACACCAACCTGGCATCCAGCACCAT CGTAAAGGAGGGTGCCAACAAGGAGGTGCTGGGGATCCTGGTGTCCTACAGGGTCAAGGTGAAGCTGGTGGTGTCTCGAGGCGG ggaCGTCTCAGTGGAGCTGCCTTTTGTTCTCATGCACCCCAAGCCCCATGATCACATCGCCCTTCCCAGGCCCCAGTCAG CTGCTCCTGAAACAGATGCCCCTGTGGACACCAACCTCATTGAATTCGATACCAA CTATGCCACAGACGACGACATTGTGTTTGAGGACTTTGCCCGGCTGCGGCTCAAGGGGCTGAAGGACGAGGACTACGACGACCAGTTCTGCTAG
- the ZMYND15 gene encoding zinc finger MYND domain-containing protein 15 isoform X1 — protein sequence MEFVSGYRDEFLDFAALLSGWFRKFVAERRAVGTSLEGRWRQLEAQIRRLPQDPALWVLHVLPNRSVGISLGQGAEPGPGSGLGAARLLGDEPPLHLRDLSPYVSFVSLEEGEEGEEEEEEEEQEENGEEEGAGTKKVEKEEDGEPAPSSRESPKEATPPGEPEEAEQEAGGGEDGQEDRAEDEPGPERRKGRRSDAAPLHLSCLLLVTDEHGTILGIDLLMEGAQGSTGRGSGPENLAPRAYALLCHSMVCPMGSGDPRKPRQLTVGNAQLHRELENLVPRLGVKLAKTPMRTWGPRPGFTFASLRARTCHVCHRHSFEVKLTPCPQCGAVLYCGEACLRADWKRCPDDVSHRFWCPRLAAFMERAGELATLPFTYTAEVTSETFNKEAFLASRGLTRGYWTQLSMLIPGPGAPRHPRGSTPSLSLLLHGDPYQPFQGYEPALMPPVPPDSPRGLFGSWQDYYTWRGLSLDSPMAVLLTYPLTVYYVITHLVPQSFPELNIQNKQSLKIHVVEAGKEFDLVMVFWELLVLLPHVALELQFVGDGLPPESDQQHFTLQRDGPEVSVRPGSGVSARLSSGTKEKGVHRDLQIKVSARPYHLLQGPKPDLVIGFNSGFGLKDTWLSSLPRLQSLRVPAFFTESSEYGCVMDDQTMAVATGGGTSPPQPNPFRSPFRLRAADNCMPWYCNAFIFHLVYKPSQGSGARPAPGPVIPAPTPTAPPAPARRRRGEKKPGRGSRRRR from the exons ATGGAGTTTGTGTCTGGATACCGGGATGAATTCCTTGATTTTGCTGCCCTCCTCTCTGGCTGGTTCCGCAAGTTCGTGGCAGAGCGCAGGGCTGTAGGGACCAGCCTTGAGGGTCGCTGGCGGCAGCTGGAGGCTCAGATCAGAAGGTTGCCCCAGGACCCGGCCCTTTGGGTGCTCCACGTCTTGCCCAACCGCAGTGTGGGCATCAGCCTGGGGCaaggggcagagccaggcccTGGATCAGGCCTGGGGGCTGCCCGGCTGCTGGGAGATGAGCCCCCACTCCACCTGCGAGACCTAAGTCCCTATGTCAGCTTTGTCagcctggaggaaggggaggaaggagaggaggaggaggaggaagaggaacaagaagagaatggagaggaggagggtgcAGGCACCAAAAAGGTAGAAAAAGAGGAGGATGGGGAGCCGGCCCCTAGCAGCAGGGAGTCCCCCAAGGAAGCCACCCCTCCAGGGGAGCCAGAGGAGGCCGAGCAGGAGGCTGGAGGTGGCGAGGATGGCCAAGAGGACAGGGCAGAAGACGAACCAGGGcctgagaggagaaagggacggaGAAGTG ATGCTGCCCCCTtgcacctttcctgcctcctacTGGTGACGGATGAACATGGCACCATCCTGGGCATTGACCTGCTGATGGAAGGAGCCCAGGGGAGCACAGGCAGGGGCTCAGGGCCTGAGAACCTGGCTCCTCGAGCCTATGCTCTCCTCTGCCACAGCATGGTCTGCCCCATGGGCTCTGGAGACCCCCGAAAGCCCCGACAGCTTACTGTGGGAAATGCCCAGCTGCATCG GGAGCTGGAGAATCTAGTCCCAAGGCTGGGAGTGAAGTTAGCCAAGACCCCGATGCGGACGTGGGGCCCCCGGCCAGGCTTCACCTTTGCCTCCCTCCGGGCTCGAACCTGCCATGTTTGTCATAGGCACAGCTTTGAGGTGAAACTGACACCCTG CCCACAGTGCGGTGCTGTCTTGTACTGTGGAGAGGCTTGTCTCCGTGCGGACTGGAAGCGATGCCCAGATGACGTAAGCCACCGATTTTGGTGCCCAAGGCTTGCAGCCTTCATGGAGAGGGCTGGAGAACTGGCAACCCTGCCTTTTACCTACACTGCAG AGGTGACCAGTGAAACCTTTAACAAGGAGGCCTTTCTGGCCTCCCGCGGCCTCACTCGTGGCTACTGGACCCAGCTCAGCATGCTGATTCCAGGCCCTGGTGCCCCCAGGCACCCAAGGGGCAGCACACCCTCCCTCAGCCTTCTTCTCCATG GAGATCCTTACCAGCCTTTCCAGGGGTATGAGCCCGCCCTGATGCCTCCAGTGCCCCCAGATTCACCCAGGGGCCTCTTTG GCTCGTGGCAGGATTACTACACGTGGCGGGGCCTCAGCTTGGACTCCCCCATGGCCGTGCTCCTCACCTACCCGCTGACTGTGTACTACGTCATCACCCACCTGGTGCCCCAGTCCT TCCCTGAGCTCAACATCCAGAACAAACAGTCACTGAAAATCCACGTGGTGGAGGCTGGGAAGGAGTTTGACCTTGTCATGGTGTTTTGG GAACTCTTGGTCTTGCTCCCCCATGTGGCCCTGGAGCTGCAGTTTGTGGGTGATGGCCTGCCCCCCGAAAGTGACCAGCAGCACTTTACCCTCCAGAGG GATGGCCCTGAAGTATCTGTCCGCCCTGGTTCTGGCGTATCAGCACGGCTCAGCTCTGGGACTAAGGAGAAGGGGGTCCACAGAGACCTGCAGATCAAGGTGTCTGCAAGGCCCTACCACCTGCTCCAGGGGCCCAAGCCTGACTTGGTCATTG GCTTTAACTCTGGCTTTGGACTAAAGGACACTTGGCTGAGCTCGCTGCCCCGGTTACAG TCCCTCCGAGTGCCGGCCTTCTTCACCGAGAGCAGCGAGTATGGCTGTGTGATGGACGATCAGACCATGGCGGTGGCCACAGGAGGGGGGACCAGCCCTCCACAGCCCAACCCTTTCCGCTCCCCCTTTCGCCTCAGAGCGGCAGACAATTGCATGCCCTG GTACTGCAACGCTTTCATCTTCCACTTGGTCTACAAGCCCTCGCAGGGAAGCGGGGCCCGCCCGGCGCCAGGGCCGGTGATTCCGGCCCCAACTCCTAccgcccctcccgcccccgcccgTAGGCGCCGAGGAGAAAAGAAACCTGGGCGGGGGTCCCGCCGGCGCAGGTGA
- the ZMYND15 gene encoding zinc finger MYND domain-containing protein 15 isoform X2 yields MEFVSGYRDEFLDFAALLSGWFRKFVAERRAVGTSLEGRWRQLEAQIRRLPQDPALWVLHVLPNRSVGISLGQGAEPGPGSGLGAARLLGDEPPLHLRDLSPYVSFVSLEEGEEGEEEEEEEEQEENGEEEGAGTKKVEKEEDGEPAPSSRESPKEATPPGEPEEAEQEAGGGEDGQEDRAEDEPGPERRKGRRSDAAPLHLSCLLLVTDEHGTILGIDLLMEGAQGSTGRGSGPENLAPRAYALLCHSMVCPMGSGDPRKPRQLTVGNAQLHRELENLVPRLGVKLAKTPMRTWGPRPGFTFASLRARTCHVCHRHSFEVKLTPCPQCGAVLYCGEACLRADWKRCPDDVSHRFWCPRLAAFMERAGELATLPFTYTAEVTSETFNKEAFLASRGLTRGYWTQLSMLIPGPGAPRHPRGSTPSLSLLLHGDPYQPFQGYEPALMPPVPPDSPRGLFGSWQDYYTWRGLSLDSPMAVLLTYPLTVYYVITHLVPQSFPELNIQNKQSLKIHVVEAGKEFDLVMVFWELLVLLPHVALELQFVGDGLPPESDQQHFTLQRDGPEVSVRPGSGVSARLSSGTKEKGVHRDLQIKVSARPYHLLQGPKPDLVIGFNSGFGLKDTWLSSLPRLQSLRVPAFFTESSEYGCVMDDQTMAVATGGGTSPPQPNPFRSPFRLRAADNCMPWRRGEKKPGRGSRRRR; encoded by the exons ATGGAGTTTGTGTCTGGATACCGGGATGAATTCCTTGATTTTGCTGCCCTCCTCTCTGGCTGGTTCCGCAAGTTCGTGGCAGAGCGCAGGGCTGTAGGGACCAGCCTTGAGGGTCGCTGGCGGCAGCTGGAGGCTCAGATCAGAAGGTTGCCCCAGGACCCGGCCCTTTGGGTGCTCCACGTCTTGCCCAACCGCAGTGTGGGCATCAGCCTGGGGCaaggggcagagccaggcccTGGATCAGGCCTGGGGGCTGCCCGGCTGCTGGGAGATGAGCCCCCACTCCACCTGCGAGACCTAAGTCCCTATGTCAGCTTTGTCagcctggaggaaggggaggaaggagaggaggaggaggaggaagaggaacaagaagagaatggagaggaggagggtgcAGGCACCAAAAAGGTAGAAAAAGAGGAGGATGGGGAGCCGGCCCCTAGCAGCAGGGAGTCCCCCAAGGAAGCCACCCCTCCAGGGGAGCCAGAGGAGGCCGAGCAGGAGGCTGGAGGTGGCGAGGATGGCCAAGAGGACAGGGCAGAAGACGAACCAGGGcctgagaggagaaagggacggaGAAGTG ATGCTGCCCCCTtgcacctttcctgcctcctacTGGTGACGGATGAACATGGCACCATCCTGGGCATTGACCTGCTGATGGAAGGAGCCCAGGGGAGCACAGGCAGGGGCTCAGGGCCTGAGAACCTGGCTCCTCGAGCCTATGCTCTCCTCTGCCACAGCATGGTCTGCCCCATGGGCTCTGGAGACCCCCGAAAGCCCCGACAGCTTACTGTGGGAAATGCCCAGCTGCATCG GGAGCTGGAGAATCTAGTCCCAAGGCTGGGAGTGAAGTTAGCCAAGACCCCGATGCGGACGTGGGGCCCCCGGCCAGGCTTCACCTTTGCCTCCCTCCGGGCTCGAACCTGCCATGTTTGTCATAGGCACAGCTTTGAGGTGAAACTGACACCCTG CCCACAGTGCGGTGCTGTCTTGTACTGTGGAGAGGCTTGTCTCCGTGCGGACTGGAAGCGATGCCCAGATGACGTAAGCCACCGATTTTGGTGCCCAAGGCTTGCAGCCTTCATGGAGAGGGCTGGAGAACTGGCAACCCTGCCTTTTACCTACACTGCAG AGGTGACCAGTGAAACCTTTAACAAGGAGGCCTTTCTGGCCTCCCGCGGCCTCACTCGTGGCTACTGGACCCAGCTCAGCATGCTGATTCCAGGCCCTGGTGCCCCCAGGCACCCAAGGGGCAGCACACCCTCCCTCAGCCTTCTTCTCCATG GAGATCCTTACCAGCCTTTCCAGGGGTATGAGCCCGCCCTGATGCCTCCAGTGCCCCCAGATTCACCCAGGGGCCTCTTTG GCTCGTGGCAGGATTACTACACGTGGCGGGGCCTCAGCTTGGACTCCCCCATGGCCGTGCTCCTCACCTACCCGCTGACTGTGTACTACGTCATCACCCACCTGGTGCCCCAGTCCT TCCCTGAGCTCAACATCCAGAACAAACAGTCACTGAAAATCCACGTGGTGGAGGCTGGGAAGGAGTTTGACCTTGTCATGGTGTTTTGG GAACTCTTGGTCTTGCTCCCCCATGTGGCCCTGGAGCTGCAGTTTGTGGGTGATGGCCTGCCCCCCGAAAGTGACCAGCAGCACTTTACCCTCCAGAGG GATGGCCCTGAAGTATCTGTCCGCCCTGGTTCTGGCGTATCAGCACGGCTCAGCTCTGGGACTAAGGAGAAGGGGGTCCACAGAGACCTGCAGATCAAGGTGTCTGCAAGGCCCTACCACCTGCTCCAGGGGCCCAAGCCTGACTTGGTCATTG GCTTTAACTCTGGCTTTGGACTAAAGGACACTTGGCTGAGCTCGCTGCCCCGGTTACAG TCCCTCCGAGTGCCGGCCTTCTTCACCGAGAGCAGCGAGTATGGCTGTGTGATGGACGATCAGACCATGGCGGTGGCCACAGGAGGGGGGACCAGCCCTCCACAGCCCAACCCTTTCCGCTCCCCCTTTCGCCTCAGAGCGGCAGACAATTGCATGCCCTG GCGCCGAGGAGAAAAGAAACCTGGGCGGGGGTCCCGCCGGCGCAGGTGA
- the MED11 gene encoding mediator of RNA polymerase II transcription subunit 11 isoform X1, whose protein sequence is MATYSLANERLRALEDIEREIGAILQNAGSGYDDEKGTVILELSKEKTNERLLDRQAAAFTASVQHVEAELSAQIRYLTQVATGQPHEGSSYSSRKDCQMALKRVDYARLKLSEVARTCEQMLEN, encoded by the exons ATGGCTACCTACAGCCTGGCGAACGAGCGACTACGCGCCCTGGAAGACATCGAAAGAGAAATTGGAGCCATTCTTCAGAATGCAGGTTCGGGATACGACGACGAGAAGG GTACCGTGATCTTGGAACTGTCCAAGGAAAAAACCAACGAGAGGCTCTTAGACCGACAGGCAGCGGCCTTCACCGCGTCGGTGCAGCACGTGGAGGCGGAGCTGTCGGCTCAGATCCGCTATCTCACTCAG GTGGCCACAGGGCAGCCCCACGAGGGCTCCAGCTACTCTTCGAGGAAGGACTGTCAAATGGCCCTGAAGCGAGTGGACTATGCTCGCCTCAAGCTCAGTGAGGTGGCCCGAACCTGTGAGCAGATGCTGGAGAACTAG
- the ARRB2 gene encoding beta-arrestin-2 isoform X1, which yields MGEKPGTRVFKKSSPNCKLTVYLGKRDFVDHLDKVDPVDGVVLVDPDYLKDRKVFVTLTCAFRYGREDLDVLGLSFRKDLFIANYQAFPPTPNPPRPPTRLQERLLRKLGQHAHPFFFTIPQNLPCSVTLQPGPEDTGKACGVDFEIRAFCAKSLEEKSHKRNSVRLVIRKVQFAPEKPGPQPSAETTRHFLMSDRSLHLEASLDKELYYHGEPLNVNVHVTNNSTKTVKKIKVSVRQYADICLFSTAQYKCPVAQVEQDDQVSPSSTFCKVYTITPLLSNNREKRGLALDGKLKHEDTNLASSTIVKEGANKEVLGILVSYRVKVKLVVSRGGDVSVELPFVLMHPKPHDHIALPRPQSAPTYPPTLLPSAAPETDAPVDTNLIEFDTNYATDDDIVFEDFARLRLKGLKDEDYDDQFC from the exons ATGGGGGAGAAACCCGGGACCAG GGTCTTCAAGAAGTCGAGTCCTAACTGCAAG CTCACCGTGTACCTGGGCAAGCGGGACTTTGTGGACCACCTGGACAAAGTGGATCCTGTAG ATGGCGTGGTGCTAGTGGACCCGGACTACTTGAAGGACCGCAAAG TGTTTGTGACCCTCACCTGCGCCTTCCGCTATGGCCGCGAAGACCTGGACGTGCTGGGCTTGTCCTTCCGCAAAGACCTGTTCATCGCCAACTACCAGGCCTTCCCCCCAACGCCCAACCCACCCCGGCCCCCTACCCGCCTGCAGGAGCGGCTGCTGAGGAAGCTGGGCCAGCATGCCCACCCCTTTTTTTTCACA ATACCCCAGAACTTGCCCTGCTCCGTCACCCTGCAGCCGGGCCCGGAGGACACCGGGAAG GCCTGCGGGGTAGACTTTGAGATTCGAGCCTTCTGCGCCAAATCACTAGAAGAGAAAAGCCACAAACG gaacTCTGTGCGTCTGGTGATCCGAAAGGTGCAGTTTGCCCCAGAGAAACCCGGCCCCCAGCCTTCAGCTGAAACCACACGCCACTTCCTCATGTCTGACCGGTCCCTGCACCTTGAGGCTTCACTGGacaaggag CTATACTACCATGGAGAGCCCCTCAATGTCAATGTCCACGTCACCAATAACTCCACCAAGACTGTCAAGAAGATCAAAGTCTCTG TGAGACAGTATGCCGACATCTGCCTCTTCAGCACCGCCCAGTACAAGTGCCCCGTGGCTCAGGTCGAACAAGA TGACCAGGTGTCGCCCAGTTCCACCTTCTGTAAGGTGTACACCATAACGCCCCTGCTCAGCAACAACCGGGAGAAGCGCGGCCTCGCCCTGGACGGGAAGCTCAAGCACGAGGACACCAACCTGGCATCCAGCACCAT CGTAAAGGAGGGTGCCAACAAGGAGGTGCTGGGGATCCTGGTGTCCTACAGGGTCAAGGTGAAGCTGGTGGTGTCTCGAGGCGG ggaCGTCTCAGTGGAGCTGCCTTTTGTTCTCATGCACCCCAAGCCCCATGATCACATCGCCCTTCCCAGGCCCCAGTCAG CACCCACCTACCCCCCGACTCTCCTCCCCTCAGCTGCTCCTGAAACAGATGCCCCTGTGGACACCAACCTCATTGAATTCGATACCAA CTATGCCACAGACGACGACATTGTGTTTGAGGACTTTGCCCGGCTGCGGCTCAAGGGGCTGAAGGACGAGGACTACGACGACCAGTTCTGCTAG
- the MED11 gene encoding mediator of RNA polymerase II transcription subunit 11 isoform X2 gives MATYSLANERLRALEDIEREIGAILQNAGTVILELSKEKTNERLLDRQAAAFTASVQHVEAELSAQIRYLTQVATGQPHEGSSYSSRKDCQMALKRVDYARLKLSEVARTCEQMLEN, from the exons ATGGCTACCTACAGCCTGGCGAACGAGCGACTACGCGCCCTGGAAGACATCGAAAGAGAAATTGGAGCCATTCTTCAGAATGCAG GTACCGTGATCTTGGAACTGTCCAAGGAAAAAACCAACGAGAGGCTCTTAGACCGACAGGCAGCGGCCTTCACCGCGTCGGTGCAGCACGTGGAGGCGGAGCTGTCGGCTCAGATCCGCTATCTCACTCAG GTGGCCACAGGGCAGCCCCACGAGGGCTCCAGCTACTCTTCGAGGAAGGACTGTCAAATGGCCCTGAAGCGAGTGGACTATGCTCGCCTCAAGCTCAGTGAGGTGGCCCGAACCTGTGAGCAGATGCTGGAGAACTAG
- the CXCL16 gene encoding C-X-C motif chemokine 16: protein MLGRATRFLLVLLFVAYPTSPGKGNEGSKVGRCLCDLRVTSHSPRIEQLLGNLRKYLKAYQRCISYVRFQLPYRNVCGGSTDRWVQELMHCFDSGECGHAQARVVAGHGDAPLRSTQLPEPTDTVTTSRTYLPSTLQRTQQPTPLEGALSLDSNHIPTHETTTYTSGHSLGAEPEARENQKQLKEKVGPAAGTSALVPVLCLLAIIFLLTGVLLYVVCKRRRKQSLKHPPDPEASLYLYSCNR, encoded by the exons ATGCTGGGCCGGGCAACCCGGTTCCTCTTGGTCCTACTGTTTGTAGCTTATCCCACTTCTCCAG GCAAAGGCAACGAAGGCAGCAAGGTTGGACGTTGTCTCTGCGATCTTAGAGTCACTTCCCATTCCCCCCGAATCGAGCAACTCTTGGGAAATCTCCGAAAATACCTGAAGGCATATCAGCGCTGTATTTCCTACGTCAG GTTCCAGCTACCCTACAGAAATGTATGTGGAGGCAGCACTGACCGCTGGGTTCAGGAACTGATGCACTGCTTTGATAGTGGAG AATGTGGACATGCTCAAGCTAGGGTGGTGGCTGGCCACGGGGATGCACCTCTTCGCAGCACCCAGCTTCCTGAGCCCACAGACACAGTCACCACTTCCAGGACGTACCTGCCATCCACCCTGCAGCGTACCCAGCAACCCACCCCTCTGGAAGGAGCACTGTCCTTGGACAGCAATCACATCCCCACCCATGAAACTACCACATACACTTCGGGCCACAGTCTGGGGGCAGAGCCTGAGGCTAGGGAGAACCAGAAGCAGCTGAAAGAAAAAGTGGGTCCTGCAGCTGGGACATCAGCCTTGGTGCCTGTgctgtgcctcttggccatcatTTTCCTCCTCACTGGAGTCCTACTCTACGTGGTGTGCAAGCGGAGGAGGAAGCAGTCCCTGAAGCATCCCCCAG ATCCTGAAGCTTCATTATACTTATACAGCTGCAACAGATGA